In a genomic window of Littorina saxatilis isolate snail1 linkage group LG6, US_GU_Lsax_2.0, whole genome shotgun sequence:
- the LOC138968843 gene encoding uncharacterized protein isoform X1, translating to MTSDNASKLSSLRQHCVIYMLLASALLASSPSQLAFALTQPLTTVNEPITTITDAAGWETTAPLTTVPVTTAPLTTAPLPTALVTTAPLTTATTGTEAVTTTESPIIEQNVTYVVTSCSRDVILPPAHNRSFPTTLVLEFSEAELGTSVTCSWRIPAPAQDSSHVFDLHRTYSATSCKTSYPSDVVQVLYEDSLFGQLPIADSCTVSPGWKVTGVNGWETLVKFTSTNLTETNITVGRYSSLAWSQSLCNNGSEDISMNDSSWGSVEFPGQGLLLPPLIECTWSFKSLHDNGEVGLAISPSLNDSTQYSNCGSTSLMQVVDDGVYTTNSVTFSPCHIPKNFHYTSFGRSASVTVMTGGGGMPGFAVSFRDVPISDLCPTSSLPLSALTDQTRYFKGVNLISGSETQRECSWTISAPSPGMVVKLVQMFTDDYHQKLECRSNDTATRADGQTLSMCDNEMFPYWSQNQTTTFRFKATKGSEGSRVVVEYTAVPTGECQGHPIVLSASSHAQNVTARGLPAESTSGNYDCRWLLRTNNSDLAVQATVRFSTKRYESCYFNGIKAYDGPFVKHTYLVPTCPDDDHRTEVFTSHGDAMLLRFDRRYTATVEISYLAVKQPTPPPTGGGKIVLGSPVLVLFGMVVAWTLCRR from the exons ATGACGTCCGACAACGCATCAAAGCTATCATCATTGCGTCAACACTGTGTCATCTACATGCTGCTGGCTTCAGCGCTGCTCGCTTCCAGCCCCTCACAGCTGGCATTCGCACTGACCCAACCACTGACCACAGTTAACGAACCAATTACGACCATCACTGATGCAG caGGATGGGAAACCACAGCCCCACTGACCACCGTTCCGGTGACCACGGCTCCGTTGACCACAGCTCCGTTGCCCACAGCTCTGGTGACCACAGCTCCGTTGACCACAGCGACTACTGGGACGGAGGCTGTGACAACAACAGAGTCGCCCATCATTGAGCAAAACGTGACGTATGTGGTGACGAGTTGTTCCCGTGACGTCATACTGCCTCCAGCTCACAATAGGTCCTTTCCCACCACTCTGGTGCTGGAGTTTAG CGAAGCAGAGTTGGGGACGAGCGTCACGTGCAGTTGGAGAATCCCGGCCCCTGCACAGGACAGCAGTCACGTGTTTGACCTACATCGCACGTACAGCGCGACCTCGTGCAAAACATCCTACCCCTCTGACGTGGTGCAGGTCCTTTACGAAGACAGCCTCTTCGGACAGCTTCCCATCGCAGACTCTTGCACTGTTAGTCCGGGGTGGAAGGTCACGGGGGTCAACGGTTGGGAGACGTTGGTAAAGTTCACATCGACCAACCTGACAGAGACCAACATCACCGTGGGACGATACTCCAGCTTGGCGTGGTCACAGTCGCTGTGCAACAACGGGTCTGAGGATATCAGCATGAACGACAGTTCGTGGGGGTCTGTGGAGTTCCCCGGGCAGGGCTTGCTGCTGCCGCCTCTCATTGAGTGTACGTGGTCTTTCAAATCCCTGCACGACAACGGTGAGGTGGGCTTGGCCATCTCTCCCAGCCTCAACGACTCAACACAATACAGCAACTGTGGGTCTACGAGTCTGATGCAGGTGGTTGATGACGGGGTCTACACCACGAACAGCGTGACGTTTTCACCGTGTCACATTCCAAAGAACTTCCACTACACCAGCTTCGGTCGGTCTGCCAGCGTGACTGTGATGACTGGAGGAGGCGGCATGCCGGGGTTTGCAGTCTCCTTCCGCGATGTGCCCATCAGCGACTTGTGTCCGACGTCTTCGCTTCCCCTCTCGGCATTGACCGATCAGACGCGCTACTTCAAAGGAGTGAACCTCATTTCGGGCAGCGAAACGCAGCGAGAATGCTCGTGGACAATCTCTGCTCCCTCCCCCGGCATGGTCGTCAAACTGGTGCAGATGTTCACCGATGACTACCACCAAAAGCTGGAGTGTAGGTCTAACGACACTGCCACCCGAGCGGACGGACAGACTCTGTCCATGTGTGACAACGAGATGTTTCCTTACTGGAGCCAAAACCAGACGACGACTTTTCGCTTCAAGGCTACGAAAGGCAGCGAAGGAAGTCGGGTTGTCGTTGAGTACACTGCTGTTCCTACGGGCGAGTGCCAAGGACATCCCATCGTGCTCTCCGCGTCCAGTCATGCGCAGAATGTGACTGCTAGAGGGCTTCCGGCTGAAAGCACTTCCGGAAATTACGACTGTCGTTGGCTTCTGCGCACAAACAATTCCG ATCTGGCGGTGCAGGCGACAGTGCGGTTTTCAACTAAAAGGTACGAGAGCTGTTACTTCAACGGAATCAAAGCTTATGACGGACCCTTTGTGAAACACACTTACCTCGTTCCCACATGTCCGGACGACGATCACAGAACTGAGGTATTCACCAGTCACGGAGATGCCATGCTTCTACGATTTGACCGACGTTATACCGCGACCGTTGAAATCAGTTACTTAGCCGTAAAGCAACCTACCCCTCCCCCTACGGGCGGCGGGAAGATAGTGCTGGGGTCACCTGTGTTGGTATTGTTTGGAATGGTGGTGGCTTGGACTCTGTGCAGGCGTTAA
- the LOC138968843 gene encoding mucin-22-like isoform X2: MTSDNASKLSSLRQHCVIYMLLASALLASSPSQLAFALTQPLTTVNEPITTITDAGWETTAPLTTVPVTTAPLTTAPLPTALVTTAPLTTATTGTEAVTTTESPIIEQNVTYVVTSCSRDVILPPAHNRSFPTTLVLEFSEAELGTSVTCSWRIPAPAQDSSHVFDLHRTYSATSCKTSYPSDVVQVLYEDSLFGQLPIADSCTVSPGWKVTGVNGWETLVKFTSTNLTETNITVGRYSSLAWSQSLCNNGSEDISMNDSSWGSVEFPGQGLLLPPLIECTWSFKSLHDNGEVGLAISPSLNDSTQYSNCGSTSLMQVVDDGVYTTNSVTFSPCHIPKNFHYTSFGRSASVTVMTGGGGMPGFAVSFRDVPISDLCPTSSLPLSALTDQTRYFKGVNLISGSETQRECSWTISAPSPGMVVKLVQMFTDDYHQKLECRSNDTATRADGQTLSMCDNEMFPYWSQNQTTTFRFKATKGSEGSRVVVEYTAVPTGECQGHPIVLSASSHAQNVTARGLPAESTSGNYDCRWLLRTNNSDLAVQATVRFSTKRYESCYFNGIKAYDGPFVKHTYLVPTCPDDDHRTEVFTSHGDAMLLRFDRRYTATVEISYLAVKQPTPPPTGGGKIVLGSPVLVLFGMVVAWTLCRR, from the exons ATGACGTCCGACAACGCATCAAAGCTATCATCATTGCGTCAACACTGTGTCATCTACATGCTGCTGGCTTCAGCGCTGCTCGCTTCCAGCCCCTCACAGCTGGCATTCGCACTGACCCAACCACTGACCACAGTTAACGAACCAATTACGACCATCACTGATGCAG GATGGGAAACCACAGCCCCACTGACCACCGTTCCGGTGACCACGGCTCCGTTGACCACAGCTCCGTTGCCCACAGCTCTGGTGACCACAGCTCCGTTGACCACAGCGACTACTGGGACGGAGGCTGTGACAACAACAGAGTCGCCCATCATTGAGCAAAACGTGACGTATGTGGTGACGAGTTGTTCCCGTGACGTCATACTGCCTCCAGCTCACAATAGGTCCTTTCCCACCACTCTGGTGCTGGAGTTTAG CGAAGCAGAGTTGGGGACGAGCGTCACGTGCAGTTGGAGAATCCCGGCCCCTGCACAGGACAGCAGTCACGTGTTTGACCTACATCGCACGTACAGCGCGACCTCGTGCAAAACATCCTACCCCTCTGACGTGGTGCAGGTCCTTTACGAAGACAGCCTCTTCGGACAGCTTCCCATCGCAGACTCTTGCACTGTTAGTCCGGGGTGGAAGGTCACGGGGGTCAACGGTTGGGAGACGTTGGTAAAGTTCACATCGACCAACCTGACAGAGACCAACATCACCGTGGGACGATACTCCAGCTTGGCGTGGTCACAGTCGCTGTGCAACAACGGGTCTGAGGATATCAGCATGAACGACAGTTCGTGGGGGTCTGTGGAGTTCCCCGGGCAGGGCTTGCTGCTGCCGCCTCTCATTGAGTGTACGTGGTCTTTCAAATCCCTGCACGACAACGGTGAGGTGGGCTTGGCCATCTCTCCCAGCCTCAACGACTCAACACAATACAGCAACTGTGGGTCTACGAGTCTGATGCAGGTGGTTGATGACGGGGTCTACACCACGAACAGCGTGACGTTTTCACCGTGTCACATTCCAAAGAACTTCCACTACACCAGCTTCGGTCGGTCTGCCAGCGTGACTGTGATGACTGGAGGAGGCGGCATGCCGGGGTTTGCAGTCTCCTTCCGCGATGTGCCCATCAGCGACTTGTGTCCGACGTCTTCGCTTCCCCTCTCGGCATTGACCGATCAGACGCGCTACTTCAAAGGAGTGAACCTCATTTCGGGCAGCGAAACGCAGCGAGAATGCTCGTGGACAATCTCTGCTCCCTCCCCCGGCATGGTCGTCAAACTGGTGCAGATGTTCACCGATGACTACCACCAAAAGCTGGAGTGTAGGTCTAACGACACTGCCACCCGAGCGGACGGACAGACTCTGTCCATGTGTGACAACGAGATGTTTCCTTACTGGAGCCAAAACCAGACGACGACTTTTCGCTTCAAGGCTACGAAAGGCAGCGAAGGAAGTCGGGTTGTCGTTGAGTACACTGCTGTTCCTACGGGCGAGTGCCAAGGACATCCCATCGTGCTCTCCGCGTCCAGTCATGCGCAGAATGTGACTGCTAGAGGGCTTCCGGCTGAAAGCACTTCCGGAAATTACGACTGTCGTTGGCTTCTGCGCACAAACAATTCCG ATCTGGCGGTGCAGGCGACAGTGCGGTTTTCAACTAAAAGGTACGAGAGCTGTTACTTCAACGGAATCAAAGCTTATGACGGACCCTTTGTGAAACACACTTACCTCGTTCCCACATGTCCGGACGACGATCACAGAACTGAGGTATTCACCAGTCACGGAGATGCCATGCTTCTACGATTTGACCGACGTTATACCGCGACCGTTGAAATCAGTTACTTAGCCGTAAAGCAACCTACCCCTCCCCCTACGGGCGGCGGGAAGATAGTGCTGGGGTCACCTGTGTTGGTATTGTTTGGAATGGTGGTGGCTTGGACTCTGTGCAGGCGTTAA
- the LOC138968844 gene encoding ganglioside GM2 activator-like isoform X2, translated as MREFFLVVFAALAACTIGVPSVVRFAVNNEYRQNVRLQTYSFKNCLPADQEMGVVSRLVFSPDPLSFPGPLNVSFAIDVKSTVSAPLKGSLYLGKKIDNTWIKVPCIGQIGSCSYDDVCALLSGIPGCPQPFVDAGIPCQCPFQKGSYNLPVASFDVNTAVFPPGDYHLQANLTYNNQPVGCYDIMVTFG; from the exons ATGAGGGAATTTTTCTTGGTCGTTTTCGCTGCCTTAGCGGCCTGTACAATCGGTGTGCCATCTGTCGTGCGATTTGCTGTCAACAATGAG TACCGACAGAATGTGAGGCTCCAGACGTACAGTTTCAAAAACTGTCTGCCGGCTGACCAGGAGATGGGAGTGGTCAGCAGGCTGGTCTTCAGTCCGGACCCCCTCAGCTTCCCTGGACCTCTCAACGTCTCCTTCGCCATCGACGTCAAGAGCACCGTCAGCGCTCCGCTCAAG GGAAGCCTGTACCTTGGCAAGAAGATCGACAACACGTGGATCAAGGTGCCCTGCATCGGTCAGATCGGGTCGTGTAGCTATGACGACGTCTGTGCTCTCCTGTCCGGAATCCCAGGGTGCCCACAGCCATTTGTGGACGCCGGCATCCCCTGCCAATGCCCCTTCCAGAAG GGCAGCTACAACCTACCCGTGGCGAGCTTTGACGTGAATACCGCGGTGTTCCCCCCTGGTGACTATCACCTTCAGGCCAACCTCACCTACAACAACCAGCCCGTGGGATGCTATGACATCATGGTCACATTTGGATAA
- the LOC138968844 gene encoding ganglioside GM2 activator-like isoform X1 — protein sequence MREFFLVVFAALAACTIGVPSVVRFAVNNEVSEYRQNVRLQTYSFKNCLPADQEMGVVSRLVFSPDPLSFPGPLNVSFAIDVKSTVSAPLKGSLYLGKKIDNTWIKVPCIGQIGSCSYDDVCALLSGIPGCPQPFVDAGIPCQCPFQKGSYNLPVASFDVNTAVFPPGDYHLQANLTYNNQPVGCYDIMVTFG from the exons ATGAGGGAATTTTTCTTGGTCGTTTTCGCTGCCTTAGCGGCCTGTACAATCGGTGTGCCATCTGTCGTGCGATTTGCTGTCAACAATGAGGTGAGTGAA TACCGACAGAATGTGAGGCTCCAGACGTACAGTTTCAAAAACTGTCTGCCGGCTGACCAGGAGATGGGAGTGGTCAGCAGGCTGGTCTTCAGTCCGGACCCCCTCAGCTTCCCTGGACCTCTCAACGTCTCCTTCGCCATCGACGTCAAGAGCACCGTCAGCGCTCCGCTCAAG GGAAGCCTGTACCTTGGCAAGAAGATCGACAACACGTGGATCAAGGTGCCCTGCATCGGTCAGATCGGGTCGTGTAGCTATGACGACGTCTGTGCTCTCCTGTCCGGAATCCCAGGGTGCCCACAGCCATTTGTGGACGCCGGCATCCCCTGCCAATGCCCCTTCCAGAAG GGCAGCTACAACCTACCCGTGGCGAGCTTTGACGTGAATACCGCGGTGTTCCCCCCTGGTGACTATCACCTTCAGGCCAACCTCACCTACAACAACCAGCCCGTGGGATGCTATGACATCATGGTCACATTTGGATAA